A window from Chitinophaga filiformis encodes these proteins:
- a CDS encoding RagB/SusD family nutrient uptake outer membrane protein → MSIINRLIYFALGGVLLCLNTGCRDYVEVTPIGRRALVNTGDYQQLLYNGNDFQPSGSFPAYASDDYGISDANFEANMLKVLGAVYSWAVTFVGDGEDPDWSRFYKQIYVCNQVIEGVSGSAGGTPAEKERIRAEALVHRAYAYLMLVNSYAKHYNKTTAAADAGVPLLLKPDLYAPLPRASVQAVYDQVKADLEAAIPALPDQAIINMVPSATAAYALLARASLYMSDYTNAAKYADSALARQSTLLDLRKYADNVITLPLLYQDPEVMLAKEVRSLTQVYALNPSLVQLFTTGDLRYTLFTADGSNYGWSPFTGRGFWRPMLTNTGAWTGPSVAEMMLIRAECDARSGRKADALALLNALRVKRFTAEDYSDLTAATPEAALRLVLEERRRELMGTGLRWFDQKRLNLEPAFATTVTRTYMGKTYTLEPNSNRYVFPIATTYIQFNPEITQNPR, encoded by the coding sequence ATGTCTATCATAAACAGGTTAATATATTTCGCGCTGGGTGGTGTGTTACTGTGCCTGAATACAGGATGCAGGGACTATGTAGAGGTTACACCTATCGGAAGACGGGCCTTGGTGAATACGGGCGATTATCAGCAGTTGTTATATAATGGTAACGACTTCCAGCCCTCCGGTTCCTTTCCGGCCTATGCGTCAGACGACTATGGTATCAGCGACGCCAATTTTGAAGCGAATATGCTAAAGGTGCTGGGAGCAGTATACAGCTGGGCTGTTACATTTGTGGGGGACGGGGAGGACCCGGATTGGTCCAGGTTTTACAAACAGATCTATGTCTGCAACCAGGTCATTGAGGGAGTATCCGGCAGCGCAGGAGGTACACCCGCAGAGAAAGAACGCATACGTGCGGAAGCGCTGGTACATCGTGCATATGCGTACCTGATGTTGGTGAATAGCTATGCGAAGCACTATAACAAAACAACTGCCGCTGCCGATGCCGGCGTACCGTTGTTGCTGAAACCCGACCTGTACGCACCTTTGCCCAGAGCCTCCGTACAGGCAGTCTACGACCAGGTGAAAGCAGACCTGGAAGCGGCGATACCTGCATTGCCGGATCAGGCTATCATTAACATGGTACCTTCTGCTACCGCGGCTTATGCTTTGCTGGCGCGCGCCTCGCTTTATATGTCCGATTATACGAATGCGGCAAAATATGCAGACAGTGCGCTGGCCAGACAATCCACCCTGCTGGACCTGCGGAAATATGCTGACAATGTGATTACTTTACCGCTCCTCTACCAGGATCCGGAAGTGATGCTGGCAAAGGAGGTCCGTTCGCTGACCCAGGTATATGCACTGAACCCTTCACTGGTACAGCTTTTTACTACGGGAGACCTTCGTTATACATTGTTTACAGCTGACGGTTCGAACTATGGCTGGTCACCCTTCACAGGCAGAGGCTTCTGGCGCCCCATGCTTACGAATACAGGCGCCTGGACAGGACCTAGCGTGGCAGAGATGATGTTGATCAGGGCAGAATGCGATGCCCGTAGTGGCAGGAAGGCAGATGCTTTGGCGCTGTTGAATGCATTGCGCGTGAAACGTTTCACCGCAGAGGACTATTCAGACCTGACGGCCGCAACACCGGAGGCCGCGCTACGACTGGTGTTGGAGGAACGTCGCCGTGAACTGATGGGCACCGGTCTTCGCTGGTTCGATCAGAAAAGGCTGAACCTTGAACCGGCTTTTGCCACGACGGTTACACGTACCTACATGGGCAAGACCTATACGCTGGAGCCCAACAGCAACCGATACGTATTTCCAATAGCCACAACTTATATTCAATTTAATCCGGAGATCACACAGAATCCGAGGTAA
- a CDS encoding RNA polymerase sigma factor — MPEVLDNETALLERMAKGDKDAFQVIYYHYAPRIYGKLLKLLHSEDLASELLQEVFIIVWQKHALIDPERSFRSYLFKIADNLAIDLFRKANRSAQLINRLLEASIDHYTHTEERLEQKENAFLLQTAIDALPPQRKLVFTLCKLEGKSHDEVSRLLGISPSTVNNHVVKATQFLREYLAGRPDITGMLLLWFLFK; from the coding sequence ATGCCGGAGGTCCTAGATAATGAAACAGCATTACTTGAAAGAATGGCGAAGGGTGATAAGGATGCCTTTCAGGTAATCTATTACCATTACGCGCCAAGGATATACGGCAAACTCCTGAAATTGTTACATTCCGAAGACCTGGCTTCAGAACTGCTGCAGGAGGTGTTTATTATCGTCTGGCAGAAACATGCCCTGATCGATCCGGAGCGTTCATTCCGGTCTTACCTTTTCAAAATAGCAGACAACCTGGCCATAGACCTTTTCCGGAAGGCCAATCGAAGCGCCCAGTTGATCAACCGCCTGCTGGAAGCCAGTATTGATCATTATACGCATACGGAAGAAAGGCTGGAGCAAAAGGAGAATGCATTCCTGCTCCAGACTGCCATTGATGCCTTACCCCCGCAACGTAAACTTGTATTTACCCTCTGTAAACTGGAGGGGAAGAGTCATGATGAAGTAAGCCGTTTATTAGGTATTTCTCCATCTACCGTTAATAATCATGTAGTTAAGGCTACTCAATTCCTGCGGGAGTACCTGGCCGGCCGTCCCGACATTACGGGAATGCTCCTGCTTTGGTTTTTATTTAAATAA
- a CDS encoding FecR family protein yields MEDIFHEEELRSLFGKFLQKDCSETEIRRLMEYADIDQLKSVWEELLSDVEVEGTAGELYVLYQQPVDKVFRNLSFLTDELPQQEGSRGIFSLSRYWWAAAAVFLLLLSGTWFFMIRPQRQGTVIATVYDRAPGTDKALLTLADGKVVPLDSTGKEQLVQGNTAIQQQGGLLKYSAGAHAAGFNTLSTPRGGQFRVVLPDGTAVWLNAATSLRYPTAFDGNERVVMLRGEAYFEVAKNARPFRVQIDERTAVEVLGTHFNIHAYSDENQISTTLLEGKVIMTRSDALLRRVVLNPGQQAIADKEQLGISKQVNIDQVMAWKNGMFNFEGMDLPSVLRQLARWYDVEIIYEGKIPTRKFGGEMQRDLSLQQVLRILERMDVKCRIENGNRLIVM; encoded by the coding sequence ATGGAAGATATTTTTCATGAGGAGGAACTGCGTAGCCTGTTCGGTAAATTCCTGCAAAAAGACTGCTCGGAAACGGAGATCCGGAGACTAATGGAGTACGCTGACATAGATCAGCTGAAGTCCGTATGGGAGGAATTGCTGTCAGATGTGGAGGTGGAAGGAACTGCCGGGGAGCTCTATGTGCTGTATCAGCAGCCGGTAGACAAGGTGTTCCGTAATCTTTCATTCCTTACAGATGAATTGCCGCAACAGGAGGGCTCCCGTGGAATATTTTCTTTGTCCCGCTATTGGTGGGCCGCTGCCGCCGTTTTCCTACTGCTGTTATCAGGTACCTGGTTTTTTATGATTAGGCCACAAAGGCAGGGAACGGTTATCGCTACTGTATATGACAGGGCACCGGGCACCGACAAAGCCTTACTGACGTTGGCGGATGGAAAAGTAGTGCCGCTGGACAGTACCGGCAAAGAGCAGTTGGTGCAGGGCAATACGGCTATACAGCAACAGGGTGGGCTGTTAAAATACAGTGCCGGTGCACATGCCGCCGGCTTCAATACACTGAGCACTCCCCGTGGCGGACAATTCCGGGTGGTATTGCCGGATGGTACCGCCGTATGGCTGAATGCCGCTACCTCGCTGCGTTATCCCACAGCCTTCGACGGTAATGAAAGAGTAGTAATGCTGCGTGGGGAGGCTTACTTTGAAGTAGCTAAAAACGCCAGACCTTTCCGCGTACAGATAGATGAACGCACAGCGGTAGAGGTGCTCGGCACACACTTTAATATCCATGCCTATTCCGATGAAAACCAGATCAGTACAACGTTGCTGGAAGGTAAAGTAATAATGACCAGAAGTGATGCATTACTCCGGCGCGTTGTGCTGAATCCGGGCCAGCAGGCAATAGCAGATAAAGAACAGTTAGGAATTAGTAAACAGGTGAATATTGACCAGGTAATGGCCTGGAAGAACGGTATGTTCAACTTCGAAGGTATGGACCTGCCCTCCGTGTTGCGGCAGTTAGCCAGATGGTATGACGTAGAGATCATCTATGAAGGAAAAATACCTACCAGGAAATTCGGCGGTGAAATGCAGCGGGATCTTTCCCTGCAACAGGTGCTGCGCATACTGGAAAGGATGGACGTAAAATGCAGGATTGAAAACGGGAACAGACTAATAGTAATGTAA
- a CDS encoding SusC/RagA family TonB-linked outer membrane protein, whose product MRLSTIILLLCILQASASNTYSQSITYTCKDASLEQVFKIIKQQTGYVVFYDQELLVKTKRVTLTVKNLELESFLRKALDDQPLDYSIENKTIIISRKVVPEKVPYVLPMKIPLVSGIVTDEKGRPVARAVVRLLPTEDRGTMTEEDGSFNLAAVPPGNYTLEVRHLSFLTAQKKIVVADKDVKVTIALVPQQRDLKGIVISTGFQKIEKAATTGSYSQITARELEETPDINIMKRLEGKVPGVRFDIRNNRIQIRGVNNFGTSSPLIIIDGFPAIDQNLALRPGYTPLLGDQAGTSYDVLNAFNPADIESITFLKDAAATSIWGSSAANGVIVVETKKGRKGEMTTLNLASTLSIAAPANMKNMNAMNSREYIDFEREMFDANFYQDPFTHWRYTNPSEAVKYMFLGKRGDITPQQRDEALEKLASTNNQSQIREYLLRQAVTQQYNLSVSGGGRNTSYYVSGNYSKNLPVFRGNKTSSYFLNSNMTTDLLDGKVKLSTGINHNYSSSVVNAAALTALNPGTFALRPYDLLVDEHGQSKNYSVLFKPNIEDSLRRLGMLPWTYNTIDQLNYSNTHYFKQTTRVQTSLTTRLTPWADLQLSGMYQRSSQEIELIDELNSYVTRDMLNTATSVQNGKLVYGIPIGAVAKHTNTWSTDYGLRAQLNIDKQWKLIHHLNFLAGTDIRETKSKGYRQTHYGYDPNTGAAQAWNPTVPYRTFFFGTRTLGYSDGALMSDIQRFLSYFSNVNYSLYDKYFLSGSLRFDDFSMLGIARRDRAIPLWSAGLKWDMRKEHFMPAEKWLTGLMLRLTYGTAGTAPNGGTSFPVVNVMPADPMTGLAYATIGSPGNQQLGWETTATLNGGLDADILHGLLGITFDIYRKHSSGILATLPFNPTYGWSSLLYNTASMNSHGLELGINANIIRTRDWGYTTSFNLAYNTNKVTDTRFNVTESTMQTGSPVTGHPVDYLTALRWAGLDNEGQSLIYDNAGKILTSTDGAILKPEDRVFKGRLNPPVFGGFMHLIRYRQLSFSARMVFYMGHHMMKKDVTPGLYPEGGSAPGFAGTSKALVRRWRKPGDEATTNIPGIIHSNFTSLDRYSNADINVISASHARLEQLSLNYTAGPRILKRCPFMKTMNIGATVSNLGVIWRKNKEGIDPMYVLENNFGSLKPAPTYTFNFNVSF is encoded by the coding sequence ATGCGATTATCAACCATTATCCTGCTGCTCTGCATTTTGCAGGCGAGCGCCAGTAACACCTACTCACAAAGCATCACCTATACCTGTAAAGATGCATCGCTTGAGCAGGTATTTAAAATCATTAAGCAGCAAACAGGATATGTCGTGTTTTACGACCAGGAGCTGCTGGTAAAAACCAAACGTGTTACCCTGACAGTAAAAAACCTGGAGCTGGAGTCTTTCCTCAGGAAAGCACTGGATGATCAGCCGCTGGATTACTCCATTGAAAACAAAACGATCATCATATCCAGGAAAGTAGTGCCGGAAAAAGTGCCTTATGTACTGCCGATGAAAATTCCGCTGGTGTCGGGTATTGTTACCGACGAAAAGGGCCGGCCCGTGGCGCGAGCGGTTGTTCGCCTGCTGCCAACGGAAGACAGGGGTACGATGACAGAGGAAGACGGCTCCTTTAATCTGGCCGCAGTGCCGCCGGGTAACTATACACTGGAAGTCAGACACCTGAGCTTTTTGACGGCGCAAAAGAAGATCGTAGTGGCCGATAAGGATGTAAAGGTAACGATCGCCCTGGTACCACAGCAGCGGGACTTGAAGGGGATTGTGATCAGCACCGGTTTCCAGAAGATTGAAAAAGCAGCTACAACTGGTTCTTACTCCCAGATAACTGCCAGAGAACTGGAAGAAACACCTGATATTAATATTATGAAGCGGTTGGAGGGCAAGGTGCCTGGTGTACGCTTCGACATTCGTAATAACCGTATCCAGATAAGAGGAGTGAATAATTTTGGTACCAGCTCTCCGCTGATCATTATAGACGGTTTCCCGGCCATTGATCAGAACCTGGCATTGCGTCCGGGGTATACACCGCTGTTGGGTGACCAGGCAGGCACCAGCTATGATGTATTGAATGCGTTCAACCCTGCGGATATTGAAAGTATCACTTTCCTGAAGGATGCAGCGGCTACCTCCATCTGGGGTTCCAGTGCGGCTAACGGGGTGATCGTGGTGGAAACAAAGAAGGGCAGGAAGGGTGAGATGACAACCCTTAACCTGGCAAGTACGCTCAGCATTGCAGCACCTGCAAACATGAAGAACATGAATGCGATGAACAGCCGTGAGTACATCGACTTCGAACGCGAGATGTTTGACGCTAATTTTTACCAGGATCCTTTTACACACTGGCGGTATACTAATCCCAGTGAGGCCGTGAAATACATGTTCCTGGGCAAACGTGGCGACATCACTCCACAGCAGCGGGATGAAGCCCTGGAGAAACTGGCCAGTACGAACAACCAGTCACAGATCAGGGAATACCTCTTACGACAGGCGGTGACACAACAGTATAACCTGTCCGTAAGCGGTGGCGGAAGGAATACCAGTTATTATGTATCCGGTAACTATTCCAAAAATCTGCCGGTGTTCAGGGGAAACAAGACCAGTTCCTATTTCCTGAACAGTAACATGACTACCGACCTGTTGGATGGAAAGGTGAAATTGTCTACCGGTATTAACCACAATTATTCAAGCAGTGTGGTGAACGCCGCTGCGTTGACCGCATTGAACCCCGGCACTTTTGCCCTGCGTCCTTATGATCTGCTGGTAGATGAGCATGGGCAGTCAAAGAACTACAGTGTTTTATTCAAACCGAATATAGAAGATAGTCTGCGGAGATTAGGCATGCTTCCCTGGACCTACAATACCATCGATCAGCTGAATTATTCCAATACCCATTATTTCAAGCAGACCACCCGTGTACAGACCTCCCTCACCACCCGCCTGACGCCCTGGGCAGACCTGCAGTTGTCGGGTATGTACCAGCGCAGTTCACAGGAGATCGAGCTGATAGATGAACTTAATAGCTATGTTACGAGAGATATGTTGAATACAGCTACCTCTGTTCAGAACGGCAAACTTGTTTATGGTATTCCCATAGGCGCTGTTGCGAAGCATACCAATACCTGGTCTACTGACTATGGTTTGCGAGCGCAGCTGAATATAGACAAGCAGTGGAAACTGATCCATCATCTTAACTTCCTTGCGGGTACTGACATCCGCGAGACAAAGTCAAAAGGGTACCGGCAGACGCATTATGGCTACGATCCCAATACAGGTGCTGCGCAGGCCTGGAACCCGACAGTCCCGTACAGGACCTTCTTTTTCGGAACGCGTACGCTGGGGTATTCCGATGGGGCACTGATGTCAGATATACAACGTTTTCTCTCCTATTTCTCCAACGTCAACTATTCGCTGTACGACAAGTACTTCCTTTCGGGTAGCCTGCGTTTTGATGATTTCAGCATGTTAGGCATAGCGCGCCGTGACAGGGCTATTCCCTTATGGTCTGCAGGTTTGAAATGGGATATGAGGAAGGAGCATTTCATGCCGGCAGAGAAATGGTTGACGGGACTAATGTTACGATTAACCTACGGTACGGCAGGTACGGCCCCCAATGGCGGAACCAGTTTCCCTGTTGTGAATGTTATGCCTGCCGATCCGATGACAGGGTTGGCATATGCAACGATCGGTTCTCCCGGCAACCAGCAACTCGGCTGGGAAACAACGGCTACCCTGAACGGAGGTCTTGATGCAGACATCCTGCATGGCTTGCTTGGTATCACATTTGACATATACCGTAAACATTCATCCGGCATACTGGCCACCTTGCCTTTTAATCCCACCTATGGCTGGAGCTCACTGTTATATAATACAGCGTCCATGAACAGCCACGGTTTGGAGCTGGGTATTAACGCCAATATCATCCGGACAAGGGATTGGGGATATACCACCAGTTTCAACCTGGCCTACAACACCAATAAGGTAACAGACACAAGGTTCAATGTGACGGAGAGTACGATGCAAACGGGTTCGCCCGTAACAGGTCACCCGGTCGATTACCTGACGGCATTAAGATGGGCAGGACTGGACAACGAAGGGCAGTCGCTCATTTACGATAATGCCGGCAAGATCCTGACGTCTACTGATGGAGCGATATTGAAGCCTGAAGACCGGGTGTTTAAAGGGCGTCTTAATCCGCCGGTGTTCGGAGGCTTTATGCATTTGATAAGATACAGGCAGCTGAGCTTTTCTGCAAGAATGGTCTTCTATATGGGGCATCATATGATGAAAAAGGACGTGACGCCAGGGCTGTATCCGGAGGGCGGTAGTGCGCCGGGATTTGCAGGTACATCAAAAGCCCTGGTACGCCGCTGGCGGAAGCCGGGCGATGAAGCCACCACCAATATTCCCGGTATCATTCATTCCAATTTTACAAGCCTGGACCGCTACAGCAATGCAGACATCAATGTGATCAGTGCTTCACATGCGCGCCTGGAACAACTCTCCCTGAACTATACAGCAGGTCCACGCATACTTAAAAGATGTCCCTTTATGAAGACCATGAACATAGGGGCCACCGTGAGTAACCTGGGTGTTATATGGCGTAAGAATAAAGAGGGAATTGACCCGATGTATGTGTTGGAAAACAACTTCGGCAGCCTTAAGCCGGCTCCTACCTATACTTTCAACTTCAATGTTTCATTTTAA